A genome region from Pseudomonas anguilliseptica includes the following:
- the rplK gene encoding 50S ribosomal protein L11: MAKKITAYIKLQVKAAQANPSPPVGPALGQHGVNIMEFCKAFNARTQGMEPGLPTPVIITVYSDRSFTFETKSPPASVLLKKAAGLTSGSARPNTVKVGAVTRAQLEEIAKTKQADLTAADMDAAVRTIAGSARSMGLNVEGV; the protein is encoded by the coding sequence ATGGCTAAGAAGATTACGGCTTATATCAAGCTGCAAGTAAAGGCTGCACAAGCCAACCCGTCGCCACCCGTCGGCCCAGCTCTGGGTCAGCATGGCGTGAACATCATGGAATTCTGCAAGGCGTTCAACGCCCGTACTCAGGGCATGGAGCCTGGTCTGCCGACTCCAGTGATCATCACTGTTTATAGCGACCGTAGCTTCACCTTTGAAACCAAAAGCCCCCCTGCTTCGGTTCTGCTGAAGAAGGCTGCTGGCCTGACCAGCGGTTCGGCTCGTCCGAACACCGTTAAGGTTGGCGCCGTGACTCGTGCTCAGTTGGAAGAGATCGCCAAAACCAAACAGGCTGATCTGACTGCCGCTGATATGGATGCAGCTGTGCGTACTATCGCCGGCTCCGCTCGTAGCATGGGCCTCAACGTGGAGGGTGTGTAA
- the birA gene encoding bifunctional biotin--[acetyl-CoA-carboxylase] ligase/biotin operon repressor BirA produces the protein MLALLKLLQDGRFHSGEALGAALGISRSAVWKQLQALQAELSLPLHKVRGRGYRLATPLQLLDVDWLNAQVDAPRWRACVMPSVDSTNAEALRLLPAAQSLPYYVLAERQTSGRGRRGRSWVSPFGENLYYSLVVRVEGGMRQLEGMSLAVGLALLQVIRGFGVAAAGLKWPNDVLVGERKLAGILLELSGDPADVCHVVIGIGLNVNMLAAESGAIGQPWTSMRAELGRLLNRNELAGELNRQLSRYLDIQLREGFAALQDEWQACHLWQGRSVALTAGGEPIEGEVLGVDHSGAIRLRVNGLERSFSGGELSLRLRDDS, from the coding sequence ATGCTTGCATTGTTAAAGCTTCTTCAGGACGGGCGCTTCCACTCCGGTGAGGCGCTCGGTGCCGCGTTAGGCATCAGTCGCTCTGCTGTGTGGAAGCAGCTGCAGGCTCTGCAGGCGGAGCTGTCGTTGCCGTTGCACAAGGTGCGCGGGCGTGGATACCGCCTGGCGACGCCACTGCAGTTGTTGGATGTGGATTGGCTGAATGCTCAAGTGGATGCACCGCGGTGGCGTGCGTGTGTTATGCCCAGTGTGGACTCGACCAACGCAGAGGCGTTGCGGCTTTTGCCTGCTGCGCAATCGTTGCCGTACTACGTGCTTGCTGAGCGACAAACCAGTGGTCGGGGGCGGCGGGGGCGTAGCTGGGTAAGTCCTTTCGGGGAGAATCTGTATTACAGCCTGGTTGTTCGCGTTGAAGGCGGTATGCGCCAGCTTGAGGGCATGAGTCTGGCTGTCGGCTTGGCACTGCTGCAGGTTATTCGCGGTTTTGGCGTGGCTGCAGCCGGGTTGAAGTGGCCTAATGATGTCCTGGTTGGCGAGCGCAAGTTGGCAGGCATCCTGTTGGAGCTGTCTGGTGATCCGGCTGATGTTTGCCATGTGGTCATCGGGATTGGTCTGAATGTAAATATGCTCGCAGCAGAGTCTGGCGCTATCGGTCAGCCTTGGACTTCTATGCGTGCGGAGCTGGGTCGTCTGTTGAATCGCAATGAGCTGGCTGGCGAGTTGAACCGCCAGTTATCACGCTATCTGGATATACAGCTGCGTGAGGGATTCGCTGCTTTGCAGGATGAGTGGCAGGCTTGTCACCTTTGGCAGGGGCGATCGGTTGCGTTAACGGCTGGCGGTGAGCCTATCGAGGGTGAGGTTTTAGGGGTGGATCATTCTGGCGCCATTCGCCTTCGTGTTAATGGGCTTGAGCGAAGCTTTAGCGGTGGTGAGCTCAGCCTGAGGTTGCGTGATGATTCTTGA
- the rpoB gene encoding DNA-directed RNA polymerase subunit beta: MAYSYTEKKRIRKDFSKLPDVMDVPYLLAIQLDSYREFLQAGATKDQFRDIGLHAAFKSVFPIISYSGNAALEYVGYRLGEPAFDVKECTLRGVTYAVPLRVKVRLIIFDKESSNKAIKDIKEQEVYMGEIPLMTENGTFVINGTERVIVSQLHRSPGVFFDHDRGKTHSSGKLLYSARIIPYRGSWLDFEFDPKDAVFVRIDRRRKLPASVLLRALGYSTEEVLEAFYATNVFHVKGETLNLELVPQRLRGEIAVLDILDDKGKVIVEQGRRITARHINQLDKAGIKELQVPIDYLIGRTSAKAIVHPATGEIIAECNTELNVEILAKVVKAQVVRIETLYTNDIDCGPFISDTLKIDSTTNQLEALVEIYRMMRPGEPPTKDAAETLFNNLFFSAERYDLSAVGRMKFNRRIGRAEIEGSGVLSKEDIVEVLKTLVDIRNGKGIVDDIDHLGNRRVRCVGEMAENQFRVGLVRVERAVKERLSMAESEGLMPQDLINAKPVAAAVKEFFGSSQLSQFMDQNNPLSEITHKRRVSALGLGGLTRERAGFEVRDVHPTHYGRVCPIETPEGPNIGLINSLAAYARTNQYGFLESPYRVVKDTLVTDEIVFLSAIEEADHVIAQASATMSDKGQLVDELVAVRHLNEFTVKAPEDVTLMDVSPKQVVSVAASLIPFLEHDDANRALMGSNMQRQAVPTLRADKPLVGTGMERNVARDSGVCVVARRGGVIDSVDASRIVVRVNDDEVETGEAGVDIYNLTKYTRSNQNTCINQRPLVSKGDKVERSDILADGPSTDMGELALGQNMRVAFMPWNGFNFEDSICLSERVVQEDRFTTIHIQELTCVARDTKLGSEEITSDIPNVGESALNKLDEAGIVYVGAEVGPGDILVGKVTPKGETQLTPEEKLLRAIFGEKASDVKDTSLRVPTGTKGTVIDVQVFTRDGVERDARALSIEKSQLDEIRKDLNEEFRIVEGATFERLRSALVGKKAEGGAGLKKGAEVTDEFLDGLERGQWFKLRMADDALNEQLEKAQAYISDRRQLLDDKFEDKKRKLQQGDDLAPGVLKIVKVYLAIRRRIQPGDKMAGRHGNKGVVSVIMPVEDMPHDIHGTPVDIVLNPLGVPSRMNVGQILETHLGLAAKGLGEKINRMLEEQRKVAELRKFMQQIYNEIGGRQESLDELSDQEILKLANNLKGGVPMATPVFDGAKESEIKAMLKLADLPESGQMRLIDGRTGNQFERPTTVGYMYMLKLNHLVDDKMHARSTGSYSLVTQQPLGGKAQFGGQRFGEMEVWALEAYGAAYTLQEMLTVKSDDVSGRTKMYKNIVDGDHRMEPGMPESFNVLIKEIRSLGIDIDLETE; encoded by the coding sequence ATGGCTTACTCATATACTGAGAAAAAACGTATCCGCAAGGACTTTAGCAAGTTGCCGGATGTCATGGATGTGCCTTATCTCCTGGCCATCCAGCTGGATTCGTATCGCGAATTCCTGCAGGCAGGGGCGACCAAGGACCAGTTCCGCGACATTGGCCTGCATGCGGCCTTCAAGTCTGTTTTCCCGATTATCAGCTATTCCGGCAATGCTGCTCTGGAATATGTCGGTTATCGCTTGGGCGAGCCGGCTTTTGATGTCAAGGAATGTACGCTGCGCGGCGTAACCTATGCCGTACCGCTGCGGGTAAAAGTCCGTCTGATCATTTTCGACAAAGAATCGTCGAACAAAGCGATCAAGGACATCAAAGAGCAAGAAGTGTACATGGGCGAAATTCCGCTCATGACCGAGAACGGTACCTTCGTTATCAACGGTACCGAGCGCGTTATCGTCTCCCAGTTGCACCGCTCCCCAGGTGTGTTCTTCGACCACGACCGTGGCAAGACACATAGCTCGGGCAAGCTGCTGTACTCGGCGCGGATTATTCCTTACCGCGGTTCCTGGTTGGACTTCGAGTTCGATCCGAAGGACGCCGTGTTCGTGCGTATCGACCGTCGTCGCAAGCTGCCGGCTTCCGTACTGCTGCGCGCGCTGGGCTACAGCACTGAAGAAGTGCTGGAAGCGTTCTACGCGACCAACGTTTTCCACGTTAAGGGCGAAACCCTGAATCTGGAACTGGTTCCGCAGCGTCTGCGTGGTGAAATTGCCGTCCTCGATATCCTCGATGACAAGGGCAAGGTCATCGTTGAGCAAGGCCGCCGGATTACCGCGCGCCATATCAATCAGTTGGACAAGGCCGGCATCAAAGAGCTGCAAGTGCCTATCGACTACCTAATCGGTCGCACCTCGGCCAAGGCAATCGTGCACCCGGCTACCGGCGAAATTATCGCTGAGTGCAACACCGAGCTGAACGTCGAGATCCTGGCCAAAGTGGTCAAGGCTCAGGTTGTGCGCATCGAAACGCTGTACACCAACGACATTGATTGCGGTCCGTTCATCTCCGATACCCTGAAGATCGACAGCACCACCAATCAGTTGGAAGCGCTGGTCGAGATCTACCGCATGATGCGTCCTGGCGAGCCGCCAACCAAGGATGCTGCCGAGACCCTGTTCAACAACCTGTTCTTCAGCGCCGAGCGTTACGACCTGTCGGCCGTTGGTCGCATGAAGTTCAACCGTCGTATCGGTCGCGCCGAAATCGAAGGTTCGGGTGTGCTGAGCAAGGAAGATATCGTCGAGGTGCTCAAGACTCTCGTTGATATCCGTAACGGCAAAGGCATCGTCGACGACATCGACCACCTGGGTAACCGTCGTGTGCGTTGCGTCGGCGAAATGGCCGAGAACCAGTTCCGCGTTGGTCTGGTACGTGTTGAGCGTGCGGTTAAAGAGCGTCTGTCGATGGCCGAAAGCGAAGGCCTGATGCCGCAGGACCTGATCAACGCCAAGCCGGTAGCGGCGGCGGTGAAGGAGTTCTTCGGTTCCAGCCAGCTTTCGCAGTTTATGGACCAGAACAACCCGCTCTCCGAGATCACTCACAAGCGCCGTGTTTCGGCTCTTGGCCTGGGCGGTCTGACCCGTGAGCGTGCAGGCTTCGAAGTCCGTGACGTACACCCGACCCACTACGGCCGTGTGTGCCCGATCGAGACCCCTGAAGGTCCGAACATCGGTCTGATCAACTCCTTGGCGGCCTATGCTCGCACCAACCAGTACGGCTTCCTGGAAAGCCCGTACCGCGTGGTGAAGGACACCCTGGTCACCGACGAGATCGTGTTCCTGTCCGCCATCGAAGAGGCCGATCATGTGATCGCCCAGGCTTCGGCGACCATGAGCGACAAAGGTCAGCTGGTCGACGAGCTGGTAGCCGTACGTCACCTCAACGAATTCACCGTTAAAGCGCCTGAAGACGTCACCCTGATGGACGTATCGCCGAAGCAGGTAGTTTCGGTTGCCGCTTCGTTGATTCCGTTCCTCGAGCACGACGACGCCAACCGCGCGTTGATGGGTTCGAACATGCAGCGTCAGGCTGTACCAACCCTGCGCGCTGACAAGCCGCTGGTCGGTACCGGTATGGAGCGTAACGTCGCCCGTGACTCCGGTGTCTGCGTCGTGGCTCGCCGCGGTGGTGTGATCGATTCCGTCGACGCCAGCCGTATCGTGGTTCGCGTCAATGATGACGAAGTAGAAACTGGCGAAGCCGGTGTCGACATCTACAACCTGACCAAATACACCCGCTCCAACCAGAACACCTGCATCAACCAGCGTCCTCTGGTCAGCAAAGGTGACAAGGTTGAGCGCAGCGACATCCTGGCCGACGGTCCGTCCACCGATATGGGTGAGCTGGCATTGGGTCAGAACATGCGCGTGGCGTTCATGCCGTGGAACGGTTTCAACTTCGAAGACTCCATCTGCCTCTCCGAGCGCGTGGTGCAAGAAGATCGCTTCACCACCATCCACATTCAGGAACTGACCTGTGTGGCGCGTGACACCAAGCTCGGCTCAGAAGAAATCACTTCCGATATCCCGAACGTCGGTGAATCGGCACTGAACAAGCTGGACGAAGCAGGCATCGTGTATGTCGGTGCTGAAGTCGGCCCTGGCGACATTCTGGTTGGCAAGGTCACGCCGAAAGGCGAAACCCAGCTGACTCCGGAAGAGAAGCTGCTGCGTGCGATCTTCGGTGAGAAGGCGTCTGACGTTAAAGACACCTCCCTGCGTGTGCCGACTGGCACCAAAGGTACCGTTATCGATGTGCAGGTCTTCACTCGTGATGGCGTGGAGCGCGATGCGCGTGCCCTGTCGATCGAGAAGAGCCAGCTCGACGAGATCCGCAAGGACCTCAACGAAGAGTTCCGCATCGTTGAAGGCGCAACCTTCGAGCGTCTGCGTTCTGCTCTGGTAGGCAAGAAAGCCGAAGGCGGCGCTGGCCTGAAGAAGGGCGCGGAAGTTACCGATGAGTTCCTCGACGGCCTCGAGCGCGGCCAGTGGTTCAAGCTGCGCATGGCTGACGATGCGCTGAACGAGCAGTTGGAGAAGGCTCAGGCCTATATCTCCGATCGCCGTCAGCTGCTCGACGACAAGTTCGAAGACAAGAAGCGCAAACTGCAGCAGGGCGATGACCTGGCTCCAGGCGTGCTGAAGATCGTCAAGGTCTACCTGGCAATCCGTCGTCGCATCCAGCCGGGCGACAAGATGGCCGGTCGTCACGGTAACAAGGGTGTGGTCTCGGTGATCATGCCGGTCGAAGACATGCCGCACGACATCCACGGCACGCCGGTGGACATCGTACTAAACCCGCTGGGCGTACCGTCGCGTATGAACGTCGGGCAGATCCTCGAAACCCACCTGGGCCTCGCGGCCAAAGGTCTGGGCGAGAAGATCAACCGCATGCTCGAAGAGCAGCGCAAGGTCGCCGAACTGCGCAAGTTTATGCAGCAGATATACAACGAGATCGGCGGTCGTCAGGAAAGCCTGGATGAGCTGAGCGATCAGGAAATCCTCAAGCTGGCGAACAACCTCAAAGGCGGTGTGCCGATGGCCACTCCGGTGTTCGACGGTGCCAAGGAAAGCGAGATCAAGGCCATGCTGAAACTGGCTGACCTGCCAGAAAGCGGCCAGATGCGCCTGATCGACGGTCGTACGGGTAACCAGTTCGAGCGTCCGACCACCGTTGGCTACATGTACATGCTGAAATTGAACCACCTGGTGGACGACAAGATGCACGCGCGTTCCACGGGTTCCTACAGCCTGGTTACCCAGCAGCCGCTGGGTGGTAAGGCGCAGTTCGGTGGTCAGCGCTTCGGTGAGATGGAGGTCTGGGCACTGGAAGCCTACGGCGCCGCCTACACCCTGCAGGAAATGCTGACCGTGAAGTCGGACGACGTGAGCGGCCGTACCAAGATGTACAAAAACATCGTGGACGGTGATCACCGTATGGAGCCGGGCATGCCCGAGTCCTTCAACGTACTGATCAAAGAGATCCGTTCGCTGGGTATCGACATCGATCTGGAAACCGAATAA
- the secE gene encoding preprotein translocase subunit SecE → MNVKAEAKDSRFDLLKWLVVAALVIAGVVGNQYFSAEPILYRVLALLVIAALVGVIALQASKGQAFWVLAKEARVEIRKVVWPTRQETTQTTLIVVAVVLVMALLLWGLDSLLGWLVSLIVG, encoded by the coding sequence ATGAATGTTAAGGCTGAAGCCAAAGACTCTCGCTTCGATCTGCTTAAATGGCTCGTAGTTGCTGCTCTGGTAATCGCAGGCGTAGTCGGTAATCAGTATTTCTCTGCTGAGCCTATTCTGTATCGTGTTCTGGCTTTGCTGGTTATTGCCGCATTGGTTGGTGTAATTGCACTGCAAGCCTCAAAAGGTCAGGCTTTTTGGGTGTTGGCAAAAGAAGCTCGCGTTGAAATTCGTAAGGTCGTTTGGCCAACTCGCCAGGAAACCACGCAGACAACTCTGATTGTTGTGGCTGTTGTTTTGGTTATGGCGCTGTTGTTGTGGGGTTTAGATTCCCTGCTTGGTTGGCTTGTTTCGTTGATTGTCGGCTAA
- a CDS encoding SPOR domain-containing protein: MRWMFLWLVVLNLLYYVWHQQQAPLRVTEIAPLNMAQDSKRDIRLLSESSAPPRREVAEVQPVEAVCLFLGSFELMADASAVEQRLLSLDIQSRVQSMDAAAGVDYWVYLPPLASRQASLRQLRELQARKIDSYIITQGDLANGISLGIFPRSDSAQSVMQRLRDAGYEPSLRELTRAHRSFWVRISPQSRRLADDSLLQRLAFDFKGLEQQLMPCEGVASPQ, from the coding sequence ATGCGCTGGATGTTCTTGTGGTTGGTTGTGCTGAATTTGCTCTATTACGTGTGGCATCAGCAGCAGGCCCCTTTGCGGGTTACTGAAATTGCGCCGCTAAATATGGCGCAAGACAGTAAGCGCGATATTCGCCTGCTCAGTGAGTCGAGCGCGCCGCCGCGGCGAGAGGTGGCAGAGGTTCAGCCTGTTGAGGCGGTTTGTCTGTTTCTTGGTAGTTTTGAGTTAATGGCTGATGCGTCTGCCGTCGAGCAGCGTTTGTTGAGCCTGGATATTCAGTCGCGGGTGCAGAGTATGGATGCGGCGGCGGGCGTCGATTACTGGGTATACCTGCCGCCTTTAGCTTCTCGGCAAGCGTCGTTGCGCCAATTGCGTGAGCTGCAGGCGAGAAAAATTGATAGCTACATCATTACCCAGGGAGATTTGGCCAACGGGATTTCCTTGGGGATATTTCCGCGTAGTGATTCAGCGCAGAGTGTCATGCAGCGCTTGCGTGATGCTGGGTATGAGCCGTCTTTGCGTGAGCTAACGCGCGCGCACCGCAGTTTCTGGGTGCGTATATCGCCGCAGAGTCGACGTCTGGCGGATGATTCTTTGCTGCAGCGTTTGGCTTTTGACTTCAAAGGCTTAGAGCAGCAATTAATGCCGTGCGAGGGGGTTGCAAGCCCTCAGTAG
- a CDS encoding pantothenate kinase, giving the protein MILELDCGNTFIKWRLLSDNQSTSSAGGVVESDQLLMDVVREQAVQLRTCRLVSVRSDDETAQLISLIEQTFTVRCRAARPGVSLLGVRNGYEEYERLGLDRWLAVVAAYQLSRKAVLVIDLGSAVTSDFVMVDGTHLGGFICPGVPLMRTQLRTHTRRTRYDSDEAAKALEDLVPGRATAEAVERGGLLMLRGFVSGQVTMAAELLGSDFDVFLTGGDAPLVMGVIPGARVVPDLVFIGLAIACPID; this is encoded by the coding sequence ATGATTCTTGAGCTCGATTGCGGTAATACCTTTATCAAGTGGCGCTTGCTCAGTGATAACCAATCCACCTCGAGCGCAGGTGGCGTTGTTGAGTCGGATCAACTGCTTATGGATGTTGTCCGCGAGCAAGCTGTGCAGTTACGCACCTGTCGTCTGGTGAGTGTGCGTAGCGACGATGAGACTGCGCAGCTGATTTCACTGATTGAGCAGACTTTTACTGTCCGGTGTCGTGCTGCTCGTCCTGGTGTGTCCTTGCTGGGTGTGCGTAACGGCTATGAGGAGTACGAGCGTCTGGGACTTGATCGCTGGCTGGCAGTGGTGGCGGCTTACCAGCTATCGCGCAAGGCCGTGTTGGTTATTGACCTTGGTTCCGCGGTTACTTCGGATTTTGTAATGGTAGATGGTACGCATTTGGGCGGGTTTATCTGTCCTGGTGTGCCGTTGATGCGCACGCAGTTGCGAACCCATACCCGGAGAACACGCTATGACAGCGATGAGGCGGCCAAGGCGCTAGAGGATTTGGTGCCGGGGCGGGCGACAGCTGAGGCTGTTGAGCGTGGGGGCTTGTTAATGCTGCGTGGTTTTGTAAGTGGCCAGGTAACGATGGCGGCAGAGCTGCTGGGCAGTGACTTTGATGTTTTCCTCACCGGCGGGGATGCTCCCCTGGTGATGGGTGTTATTCCGGGCGCGCGAGTTGTGCCAGATCTGGTGTTTATCGGCTTGGCAATCGCTTGCCCCATAGATTGA
- the rplL gene encoding 50S ribosomal protein L7/L12 — translation MSLTNEQIIEAIGQKSVLEVVELIKAMEETFGVTAAVAAAGPAAAAAVVEEQTEFNVMLTDAGEKKVNVIKAVRELTGLGLKEAKAVVDGAPAMVLEAVAKDAADKAKAALEEAGAKVELK, via the coding sequence ATGTCTCTGACTAACGAACAAATCATCGAAGCAATTGGCCAGAAAAGCGTTCTGGAAGTTGTTGAGCTGATCAAAGCAATGGAAGAAACCTTCGGCGTAACCGCTGCTGTTGCTGCTGCTGGCCCAGCTGCTGCCGCCGCTGTTGTTGAAGAGCAAACTGAATTCAACGTCATGCTGACCGACGCTGGCGAGAAGAAAGTTAACGTGATCAAGGCAGTTCGTGAACTGACCGGTCTGGGCCTGAAAGAAGCCAAGGCTGTGGTTGACGGCGCTCCTGCCATGGTTCTGGAAGCTGTTGCGAAAGACGCAGCTGACAAAGCCAAAGCTGCTTTGGAAGAAGCTGGCGCCAAAGTCGAGCTCAAGTAA
- the rplA gene encoding 50S ribosomal protein L1 translates to MAKLTKRQKAIAEKVEAGKAYSFVEAAALLAELSAVKFSESVDIAVNLGVDPRKSDQVVRGATVLPNGSGKSVRVAVFTQGPAAEAALAAGADRVGMDDLAAEMKGGDLNYDVVIASPDAMRVVGQLGQVLGPRGLMPNPKVGTVTPDVATAVKNAKAGQVRFRTDKNGIIHGSVGKVGFDAEKLKQNVEALISDLKRLKPSTSKGIYVKRVTLSTTMGPGLVIDQSSLDA, encoded by the coding sequence ATGGCTAAGTTGACCAAGCGTCAAAAGGCAATCGCTGAGAAAGTTGAAGCTGGTAAGGCTTACAGCTTTGTTGAAGCTGCCGCTCTGCTGGCTGAACTGTCTGCAGTCAAGTTCTCTGAGTCCGTAGATATCGCTGTCAACCTCGGTGTTGATCCGCGTAAATCTGACCAAGTTGTACGTGGCGCCACCGTTCTGCCGAACGGCTCGGGCAAAAGCGTTCGCGTTGCAGTTTTCACCCAGGGCCCAGCTGCTGAAGCCGCTCTGGCTGCCGGTGCTGATCGCGTAGGTATGGACGATCTGGCTGCCGAAATGAAAGGTGGCGACCTGAACTATGACGTAGTAATTGCTTCCCCGGATGCAATGCGCGTTGTGGGTCAGTTGGGTCAAGTGCTCGGCCCGCGTGGCCTGATGCCGAACCCGAAAGTCGGTACCGTTACCCCTGATGTGGCTACCGCTGTGAAAAACGCCAAAGCTGGTCAAGTACGTTTCCGTACTGACAAGAACGGCATCATCCACGGTTCAGTCGGCAAAGTTGGTTTTGACGCCGAGAAGCTGAAGCAGAACGTTGAAGCGCTGATTTCTGACCTCAAGCGTCTGAAGCCATCGACTTCGAAAGGCATCTACGTCAAGCGCGTAACCCTGAGCACCACTATGGGCCCAGGTCTGGTCATCGATCAAAGCTCGCTCGACGCGTAA
- the rplJ gene encoding 50S ribosomal protein L10 has protein sequence MAIKLEDKKAIVAEVNEAAKVALSAVVADARGVTVGAMTGLRKEAREAGVYVRVVRNTLLKRAVEGTDYSVLNDVFKGPTLIAFSKEHPGAAARIFKEFAKGQDKFEIKAAAFEGKFLAANEIDVLASLPTRDEAIAKLMSVIQGATSKLARTLAAIRDQKEATAA, from the coding sequence GTGGCAATTAAACTCGAAGACAAGAAGGCCATCGTCGCTGAAGTCAACGAGGCTGCCAAAGTCGCCCTGTCCGCTGTTGTGGCTGATGCCCGCGGTGTGACTGTAGGCGCTATGACCGGACTCCGTAAAGAGGCCCGCGAAGCTGGCGTATACGTACGTGTTGTACGTAATACCCTGCTCAAGCGCGCTGTTGAAGGCACCGATTACTCGGTCCTCAACGACGTGTTCAAAGGCCCGACCCTGATTGCATTCTCCAAGGAACATCCGGGCGCTGCTGCTCGTATTTTCAAAGAGTTCGCCAAGGGTCAGGACAAGTTCGAGATCAAGGCAGCTGCGTTCGAGGGCAAGTTCCTCGCAGCAAACGAGATCGACGTGTTGGCTTCGCTGCCAACTCGCGACGAAGCCATTGCGAAGCTGATGAGCGTGATCCAAGGCGCTACCAGCAAGCTGGCTCGTACTCTGGCGGCCATTCGCGACCAGAAAGAAGCTACCGCTGCCTAA
- the tuf gene encoding elongation factor Tu — translation MAKEKFERNKPHVNVGTIGHVDHGKTTLTAALTRVCSEVFGSAKVDFDKIDSAPEEKARGITINTAHVEYDSSVRHYAHVDCPGHADYVKNMITGAAQMDGAILVCSAADGPMPQTREHILLSRQVGVPYIVVFLNKADMVDDAELLELVEMEVRDLLSTYDFPGDDTPIIIGSALMALNGQDDNEMGTGAVKKLVETLDSYIPEPVRAIDKPFLMPIEDVFSISGRGTVVTGRIERGIVKIQEEIEIVGLRDTTKTTCTGVEMFRKLLDEGRAGENCGVLLRGTKRDDVERGQVLVKPGSVKPHTTFTAEVYVLSKEEGGRHTPFFKGYRPQFYFRTTDVTGNCELPEGVEMVMPGDNIQMTVTLIKTVAMEEGLRFAIREGGRTVGAGVVAKIIA, via the coding sequence ATGGCTAAAGAAAAGTTTGAGCGTAACAAGCCGCACGTCAACGTTGGCACTATCGGTCACGTTGACCACGGTAAAACCACTCTGACCGCTGCTCTGACCCGCGTCTGCTCCGAAGTATTCGGTTCGGCCAAGGTTGACTTCGACAAGATCGACAGCGCCCCAGAAGAAAAAGCTCGTGGTATCACCATCAATACCGCTCACGTTGAATACGATTCGTCCGTGCGTCACTACGCACACGTTGACTGCCCGGGTCACGCCGACTACGTAAAAAACATGATCACCGGTGCTGCTCAGATGGACGGCGCTATCCTGGTTTGCTCGGCCGCTGATGGCCCGATGCCTCAGACTCGTGAGCACATCCTGCTGTCCCGTCAGGTAGGTGTTCCGTACATCGTCGTGTTCCTGAACAAGGCCGACATGGTTGACGATGCTGAGCTGCTGGAGCTGGTTGAAATGGAAGTGCGCGACCTGCTCAGCACTTACGATTTCCCAGGCGACGACACTCCGATCATCATCGGTTCCGCTCTGATGGCTCTGAACGGCCAAGACGACAACGAAATGGGCACCGGCGCTGTTAAGAAGCTGGTTGAAACTCTGGACAGCTACATCCCAGAGCCGGTTCGTGCAATCGACAAGCCGTTCCTGATGCCAATCGAAGACGTGTTCTCGATCTCCGGTCGTGGCACCGTGGTAACTGGCCGTATCGAGCGCGGTATCGTCAAGATCCAGGAAGAAATCGAGATCGTTGGTCTGCGTGACACCACCAAGACTACCTGTACTGGTGTTGAAATGTTCCGCAAGCTGCTCGACGAAGGTCGTGCTGGCGAGAACTGCGGCGTTCTGCTGCGGGGCACCAAGCGTGACGACGTAGAGCGTGGTCAGGTTCTGGTCAAGCCAGGTTCGGTTAAGCCGCACACCACCTTCACTGCAGAAGTGTATGTGTTGAGCAAAGAAGAAGGCGGTCGTCACACTCCGTTCTTCAAGGGCTACCGTCCTCAGTTCTACTTCCGTACTACTGACGTAACTGGTAACTGCGAACTGCCGGAAGGCGTTGAGATGGTGATGCCGGGTGACAACATTCAGATGACTGTCACTCTGATCAAGACCGTCGCAATGGAAGAAGGTCTGCGTTTCGCCATTCGTGAAGGCGGTCGTACCGTCGGCGCTGGCGTCGTAGCCAAGATCATCGCGTAA
- the nusG gene encoding transcription termination/antitermination protein NusG — protein MAKRWYVVHAYSGYEKHVMRSLVERVKLAGMEDVFGEILVPTEEVVEMRNGQKRKSERKFFPGYVLVQMEMSEATWHLIKNTPRVMGFIGGTADKPAPITEKEADAILRRVADSGDKPKPKTLFEPGEMVRVTDGPFADFSGVVEEVNYEKSRIQVAVTIFGRSTPVELGFSQVEKA, from the coding sequence GTGGCTAAGCGTTGGTACGTCGTGCATGCTTACTCGGGTTACGAGAAGCATGTTATGCGCTCGTTGGTCGAGCGCGTGAAGCTCGCTGGTATGGAAGACGTTTTTGGCGAGATTCTGGTCCCCACTGAAGAAGTAGTGGAGATGCGGAACGGTCAGAAGCGCAAGAGTGAGCGTAAGTTCTTCCCTGGCTATGTGCTGGTGCAGATGGAGATGAGTGAGGCGACTTGGCATTTGATCAAGAATACCCCGCGCGTCATGGGCTTCATCGGTGGTACTGCAGATAAGCCTGCGCCGATCACTGAAAAAGAAGCTGATGCCATTCTGCGTCGTGTTGCCGATAGCGGTGACAAGCCGAAGCCAAAAACATTGTTCGAGCCGGGCGAAATGGTGCGCGTGACCGATGGTCCGTTCGCTGATTTCAGTGGTGTTGTTGAAGAAGTTAATTACGAGAAGAGCCGAATCCAGGTGGCGGTGACTATTTTTGGTCGCTCTACACCGGTCGAGCTGGGGTTCAGTCAGGTCGAAAAAGCATAA